The genome window ttttctgtaactctaaagctgtttttaaaaaaaggtttttccTAAATGTGGAGGTCTAGGTGGCAATATGAGCTCAGACTACATTCTCCTAGCAATTCAAGTAGTCCCCAAatttgtctccccacccccagtctcTTTCTCACACACTGTTGGATAACCTCTCCCAAATTCATATTCAGGGGGTTCTTATACTCAAAACTTTGCTGAACAGTGGTAACATCCAAATCTCTTATCTGGGGTTCAAGGCTCTTCTAACTCTAACCAACCTTACTTTCCAGCTTTCTCACAACACCGCTCCCTCAACACCAGCTGAAAAAATGCTCATCCGTCTCCATTCCAGCTGTTTGCCTGTCTCTCTCAACCACCTCTGTCTTGCCTTCTTTCAtcaaaatccttcctcttcttcaaAGTCTTTGCTGAAATCTCATGCTATTGGTTAAGCCCATCAATATCCTCATCCCCACCAGCCCAGGGCTTTTTGTCCTTCCCACACCAGCAGATCCCTCTGTTCAGTGCACACTACCTTCCCTAACTAGGCACTTCCTTGCAGCACAATTCTGTCCACCTACTGTAGAAGGCAGAGCAATTCACAGGGGAGCTGGTGTAGAGGAAATGGTGTGAATTTGAGCACCAACCCCACAATTTACTTGTCGGATGATCTTGGGCAACACCACCAACCAGGGAGGATCGAAAGAATGAAGTTCACAGGTGGATATTCATCTTAGGATGTGAAGAGCTTTGCCCGTTGGGAAAACACACTCCCTCAAACACCCTGTGGTGTTATGCCGTTGACAGTAGAGTAAATTTACACTGGACAagaagtcaatttttttttaattgggaaacCAATGTAACAAACTTAGACttattgaaaatgaaatcagtaacTAAGATTCTGcaggccccacccccaaccagCACCAAAGCCTCTGCTTCGCCTGACCCGTTTCTCTAGCCCCAAAAAGAACAACCACGTGAAGAATCCGGGGTCAAATTCAGGGCCACGTTCCCACGCTGCCACCCCACTACCCCACCCTCAACACACATGCCCCAGATCAGCAGGCTGGGTCTAGGCCCAAAGGGGGAGTAGTGAGGTTCCCCAGGTGGCAGGGAATCAAAGCTACATCCCAACCTGGTCAAAATCCCAAGTTAGCaaaggaagacagaaggaagaTTGGCTTGCCCACCCATGTCCCTCCCCCCAGCCACCCCAGACAACAGCCTCACATCCCTGATCAGTAACACTGTGATTCTGAGGTGTCAGTAGGGCTCCCAGTGGCTTCACCAGCCCCTGGGAGATTACTGCAaagggcccagagcccaggagaaggagcAACTGCCCCACCACCTGCTCAGTATTAGCAAGCCAAGCTGCTGCCCTCAGCGTGTGCTGGCCCCTCTCCCCAGAACATCCATGGCTGGGAACCAGTCCTCCTGCCAGACAGAAGTCAGTCCAGGAGGACCTTTCTTCCCCAGTCAGAGAGGAAGGATGGCCTGTGAGGCTTGGGATGGCTACACCAGCTTCTTGGCTTCAAAGAAGCTCTTGAGGTGTCGCATCTGCCAGACGCCGATGGCTACGAGGATGAGGGTCTGCAGGATGGACCACCACAGCACCCGCTGGTTGGTGCTCTCGCTGGTCTGCCGGAAGCGCTCCTCTCGCCACTGTGGGAGGGGAGAATGAAAGAAGAGCCTGAGTTGGTTGGGGGTCACCTGCAGTTCACTAGAACTGCTGGATTCCCTCCCTGGAAGATACCCCAGGACCAACCAACTTTGCCCAGGTTCCAGGCAAGTGCCTGAAAAAAGCCATTTCACCCAGGGACTGTTTTCACCCTCACCAGTCAGATGACCTCAAACAACCCACTCACTTCTCCTAGGTCTGTCTGCTCATCTGTCAGGTACGGTCCTCCCCCAGGTGCCTGGGGGAGTGGTAAAGTGGTTGTGGTATCACCCTATCAGACAGAGCTGTCCTGCAATGCTCAGAAGGGGACCTGCTCTGAGCCCTCTGCCCGGGTCTCCCAAACTGCTCCTTGAAGATTGTGGGCACAAGTTGAAAATTGGTGGCTCAGGGGCTGGATCTAGCCCgtatgtgtgttttgtttggttCACATAGTGTTCTGACAACatttaaaacctgaaaaattTCACATAAACAACCTGAATCTCTAGCTCCTCCTAAAACCCAGAGCTAGCATCTCTGCAAGGCTGTCCTCAGCTGGTAACATGAGCCATTCCTGTTTAGAGAGGGCACTATTTTACCAGTCCTTATAGTCACAAATCCATTCATCGTACCTGCCTAGCTCCAGAGTTTGAAACTCTGGTCCTGGGAGCACTGAGGACCATGGAACTAGCACCCAAGGTGTTGATATCAATTCCTGCTGTCACTTTGTGTATCTCCTAATAAGACAATGACAGCCTCTTAAGAGATCTGTCTCCTCAATTACAAAGTAGAGCCAGTAATACCCATGCCACCACTTAGCCTAACAACACAGCAGAGACACGTAAGTCCCTGGGGTTCAAAATGAATCTGACGTGCAACTCCTGGCTAAGTGAGTGCGCAGCGTCTGGGGAGAAGCCCACTGCTCCCGGCCCGACCACTCACCCGCTGGTAGTTCTGCTCTTTCTGGATCTGCTCCACCTGCTCCACCAGCTGTCGCACACGTAGCTGCAACTCACTCAACTTGTCTTTGGCAGCAATTTCTGCATAGTCATTGGCATGTTCACCTACCTGGATGTCCAGATGAACTCTCTGGAGACAGACAAGGAAGATAAGGAGAATCAGGTAGTCCTACTGTGTCTTCCTGCCAGGGCCTAACAGCTGGTCCTCCCACCtttcttcatttgttcatttagccAACACTGACTGAGGCCTCCTCAGTGTCCGGCCCTATGGGGCTCTAGGCCCATAGGCAAGAACAAGCCTTGGCTGATGCTTGCCTAGAGCATATACAAAGAGCCCTGCAACCATGTCCTGAATATCCACCGGAAACCCGGTCTTATCAGGAGACACAAAATCTGACACAGTCATCTCACACCCACAGTATCACCAGTCTCCAGCCCTGACCATGGGCTAGAGGCTGAAAGCCATGAGTCCCACGTGGGTCCACTTACCAGCATGCCTCCAGCAAAAAGGGAGAACTTGGTGGAATTGGAGTGAAGACAGATTTGGTGCTCACCAGGGGTGTGGGAGGTGAAGGTGAACCTGCCTTCAGAGCCATACTGCCGGGCCAGGATGACCTGGAGAGAAGAGGCTTTGGTGAGTGTTATAGTGGGGATGGGGCTGGACGGTGATTAAGGCAGTAAGAGCCTCAAAAGTTGACAGGCAGAGCCTTAGGCACCCTACAACACTAAAAGGTTTAGTGCTGGTTAGCAGCAGGTGCCAAAAACTTGTCTTCAAACAATCTGGAGCAGGGGTGAAGAGTCTAACATTAGTCTGGCACATGACCACACTTGGAAAGGGCTTTCTTTCTTCATGGCTTGTGACCTTTCAACTCTTTTggtgtaattatttttttttaagtgaaagtgaCAGCTAAAGGGTTTTggaaggggagggtacagctcaagtgttagagtgcatgcttagcatgcatgaggccttgggttcaatccccagtacctcctctaaaaataaataaacctaattgccttcctcccaccaaaataaatacatacatacatacatacatacatacataaaattttaaattaaaaaaagagttttgggtttttggtttgtttgttttaatatcctTATCTGTCAAAATCAAAAGCTGCTCATTCTTTTCGGAAAGTACCCTATTCCGTGAAATCCTAAAGTCTAGATGTCACAGCTTTAGAGTTGACAAAACTCTTCGATTTCCAGCAGCACAATTAATCCACCCATCACCCATTACCCATTACCTATCTATAAGATAGACgaatttccatttcacagaccaGGAAAATGGCTCAGGAAAAGTGAAGGACTTGGCCGAGTCATAAAGTGGTAAGAGGCTGAGAGGAGCAGCCAGCACTGCAACAGCCCAAGGCTGGCCTGGAGTGAAAATCCAGCATCTTCCCACAATACCAACTGTTTTTACCAGTTTAGCAGATGCGGAAACCAGGAAGGGAAGTAACAGAGCCTGCTTGGTCTGGCGCTCAAGTGCAGAGCAGAGGGCTCAGCGAGGTTCAGGGGCCGCCTCACCTTGTCCTCTGGGTCCTTCACCTCCACGAACATGCCAAGCCCGGGGGTGGCCGGCTGGTACTCCTCTCGCTGCTTGTCATACAGCTGCGTCCGGTAGTTTCCTGAGGAGAAGCGGGGCGAGCGCAATCAGAGGAGCGCGGGGAGGCGCCGGGTCCGCGGCCACCGGTGCACGGCGAGGCCGGCTGCTCCTGGCTCCGGAGAGCTGACTTGCCCGCACCCCGCGCCCCAAGACCGCGGTCTAGTCGCAAACTCTCCCCCGTCCCCCGCACCTATAACCATGGTCTCGTCCGGAATCTCCTCGATAAAGCACTTCTTTTCTGTCTCCCCGATGTGAAAGTAGAGCGCGCCTCCGCGGGCCGcgaacaacagcagcagcaggagggccCGAACGACCCTACCCAGCCGCGCTCCCGGGCAGGGCTCAGCGACCCGCGCGCTCTGCTCCGCAGCCATCTTGCCCCACCTGCCCGCGCAGCCGCGGCCGGCCGCGCCACGTAGCCCTGCCGCCGCCGCGGGGCGTGCCGGGACAGCGAGTTCAGCCGGGTGGACTACAAGTCCCGAGACGTCCCGGGACGGCGGCGCGGCAGTACCTGATTGGGGCGCCGCTTCTACCTAGGACCAAATTGGGGCCCCAGAAACGAAAAATTCTTTCCGTTGACCCTTGTCGCGGAACGGCGACTGGTGATGATTATCAattttttatagatgatgaaacttGCGAAGTTTGAGTCACGAAGAGAATTATGAGCAGGAACAGGATTCGAACCTAGGATCCTTGATTTCCCTCGGCACAACATCTGCCAGTCagagcttctatttttaaaaaatgaactttgagaaAAACGACACAAACCATGCATCAATTTGTCTTCGAAAATGACTCAAATactgaaggagagaaggaagaggaagaagaagtcGCCACAATATCCTTTTACCATTTTTTTGCCCATCAAACCCCAGCCACTCCTGTATCTGATTTGTATGCTCCCAGGCATTTCCCTTTATCCCCCTACAAACACGCACACTCACTTGCTCACTTACTCACTCACATTCGCGCTTGCTTTGCTGCCGAATCCCAGCCGCTACGGCTCAACTCTGGACCGGGATCTAGAACCCTAGTTGCCGGCAGGTAAAGGGGTATTTGTGGAGGGGTTGAGGCGGAACCGCTGTTTTGGAGAGTTCTGCACTCAGTGTGAAATCAGCAAAGATCTGCGTTTAGTGTCCTTCCTGGATTTTATTACGAATTTCAGTATGTTTTGGCAGCTTTTCTTCGTAGTTAGCAGTTTATAATTGTTCTACCTCAAGGCGTCATAAAAGTTGGGGTTTTCTATTTTGAGTTCTCTTTGTTGTTTCATTTGGCCCTAGGGAAGGAGATTTAGTGGGATGTATTTACATTTCTCCCTCGATGGAAAGTCTTTACCTCATTTTTCTTACCAGTAGTAATATTCCATAATATGaatgtatcttattttttaacCATTACTTTATGAAAATGGTTAAGATTTCTTTCCCCCTAATTATTTGctcttacaaataatgctgcaataaaagTTCTTGTTCATTTTCTATAAAGCATTACTGTAGGACATAGTTTTGTCGATAAGAGATCACAAATTGGCCTCCCAAAAACTTTGTACAAATTTACAATCCCAGCAACAGTTTGTTGGGAGTGCTTCCTTCCCCAAACCCTGGTCAGAGCTTCTCaacctttttaatctttactataTCAGTGAGGGAAAAATGGTATTTCACTAtccttttaatttctatttccttgaatactgaacattttttgttGGTCATTTGTTTTCTCCTATAAATTGCTTGTTGTGTTTTCCTCTGTGCTATTATAACTACATACTATTACTGCTGTTGTAACCACCCCTCAGAATTAAATGATTACAGAATTAATAAATGATGTTTTATAATAATACtttcaggtatttttaaaattcaacttctttatattgagataattatagattaacatggagttgtaagaaataattaaGAGAGATCCAAAGTACCCATTATCCAGTTTCCCCCAGTAGTATCATTTTGCCCAAGTATGATACAAttatcacaaccaggatattgacattgataGAGTTAAGacacaaaacatttccatcaccacaaggatCTTTCACAATTATCTTATTATAACCACACCCACTTccctacccccccaccccctccttaaCCCCAGATAACCACTaatctgtgttttccatttctgtaactttgtcatttcaagaatgttatatgggggggtggagggtgggaagggatagtctgggatttcaaaattgtagaatagataaagaagattacactgtatagcacagggaaatatacacgaaatgttatgataactcacagagaaaaaaatgtgacaatgagtgtgtatatgtccatgaatgactgaaaaattgtgctgaacactggaatttgacacaacattgtaaaatgattataaatcaataaaaaagtttaaaaaaaaagaatgttatatgaatggaatcatatagtatgtaacctcctgagattggcttttttttcaCCCAGCATAATTCTATGGAGATTTATTCAATTTATTGCATGCACCAACTGTTAGTTTctttttatagttaaaaaaaagcCCATTACACACAATGTATAAAGATATAATTTTGTAACATAAACAACTGAAAGAGGTGAGAACAGCGCTGTTAAAGGAGCAAAGTTTTTGTATGTTATTGAAAGTAAACTGGTATAAATTCAAGTTAGAGTATTACAACTTTAGGATGTTAAATGGaatccccatggtaaccacaaagaaaatagcTAAAGAATATACacagaaggaaatgagaaaggaatgtaAATGTTTCACTACAAAAAGTAATGCAAAAGATAGTAAATGCAGGAAGTGAGGAACAAAAAACTATAAGGGAAATAGAGACAACAAAATCACAAcagactgctaaacaaccattagcaaaaaagaaaactggaaccTAGCGAAAAAGGTCATCTTAAACTGGAAACGAAAAGGGAACCACAGTGGGATGGGGCATGCTCCTGATATAATCAGTATAATCCAGCCCCATATCCCCAGGATGGGGGGCAAGCGACCGACAAGCTGAAggataattaagtcacagaggccctcccacaggagtgagagttctaagccccacgtcaggctccccagcccaggttctggcattggaaggaggaggagatccccaagacatctggttttgaaggccagtggggcttaattcCAGGAGCCCCTTGAGACTGGGGGAAatagacttcattctcttgggaagcatacacagaatTTCACGtgcgccaggtccaagggcagaggcagtgatttcataggaacctgggccagacctgccttttggttttggagggtctcctggggaggtagggaatggctgcagctcacccagggtACACAAAATGCTGGTGGCGGACATACCGAGAGTATTCAACTACatgaggctgacatcttgactggTTCATTAGcacccacccaacagcctgtaggattaagggctgggaagcctcaggccaaacaacatactgagtggaaacacagccccacccatcagctgaCTTTtggagccacaaaggcctctacccaccagaggtccaggaccaagcttcacccagcagtgggcaggcaccaaatcctccagccaggaaacctgcataggcttctagtccagcctcatccatcaGGAGGCAGAtagcagaaataagaaaacaacaatcccaaagcctgtggaaggattccacaaacacaggccacaCACTACTTTTACTACTTGGGAAGCTATGTCACCCATCCTAGCATCTAGGTACTTGGCTTTGAAATCTTGCTGTAAAGTCGCTGGTGCACTCTCTCCTCACATGCATGTCCCTGCAGGCCCTAGTAATTTTCTACTTTTGTCCCTTTAGGGGATTTCTGAGGGCAGTCCACTGGACCACTGCCATGCAACAGTGTTACTGTCGGCCAGTGCTGGTCCCTGAATGTCTGTTATATTTCTGCAATGAAGTAAGTACTGAAATTAAGTGTTTAGAAACCTTTGTAGAAATTTAACATTTATGTGACATCCAAGCACACAATAAGTTTGTTTTACAAAAGTACTGGTTCATGAGGGATTagaaatttttatgaaaactAAAAACCAAAACCAGTCCTTTGCTGCAGGCAGTGATGCTGGCGATTGCAGTTCAGGACCATGGACAGCACCTCTttctgcctccccagccctgagCGATCACCCCTGCTCCCAGCTCCTGGTGAATGGCCTTGGTTGACAACTACTTCCAAAATCCAACAGATGCTTTTCAGCCCTTGTCTTAATTGACCTTTCTGAAGTGTTTGCCTTTGCTAACACATGCATCTGTCATTTTTGTTTAAAGACCATTCccaaagaaggaataaaaatgtCCCCCTAGAATTTAGCAGTGTGCCACACCGTTA of Vicugna pacos chromosome 22, VicPac4, whole genome shotgun sequence contains these proteins:
- the TMED9 gene encoding transmembrane emp24 domain-containing protein 9; amino-acid sequence: MAAEQSARVAEPCPGARLGRVVRALLLLLLFAARGGALYFHIGETEKKCFIEEIPDETMVIGNYRTQLYDKQREEYQPATPGLGMFVEVKDPEDKVILARQYGSEGRFTFTSHTPGEHQICLHSNSTKFSLFAGGMLRVHLDIQVGEHANDYAEIAAKDKLSELQLRVRQLVEQVEQIQKEQNYQRWREERFRQTSESTNQRVLWWSILQTLILVAIGVWQMRHLKSFFEAKKLV